One genomic segment of Theobroma cacao cultivar B97-61/B2 chromosome 6, Criollo_cocoa_genome_V2, whole genome shotgun sequence includes these proteins:
- the LOC18596619 gene encoding seipin-2 has protein sequence MESQNADEEDQFFDAFDDFPFYDCLTFDQSDPSTSDLSSTLRRRTFSRRGISSKEPGDSLLEASTVGGRLKTSSREPRYKLYRELKANDNNFEITESARDGLNSALVIEEKSDVESTVTTAKNDQLVDGVRESADSGTELSESLSPCSRLLLFIAGLVIKAIGFQLNLLISFITLPLSLLSCCYMFIIDPFQALRHGRTHLITKLLNLWNSTCGYFCPWMCEWLKDHKSIWNLLFRFGWGMLWATYVGCVLCGLLFTSLVISGIFMRYLVEEPMEIKEMLNFDYTKSSPVAFVPIVSCTSVGCGVKCMKKIDFGKNVGSRVIPPDHKLQVTVSLTLPESEYNRNLGMFQVRVDFLSINGETLASSSHPCMLKFKSEPIRLLLTFFKVAPLVTGYVSEAQTLNLKIRGLNEGIVPTACLRVVLEQRAEYRPGAGIPELYDASLILESELPFIKRIIWYWKRTIFIWVSMTSFMMELLFTLVCCRPILVPKTRTRAGSASSRSTQNSWPAQI, from the exons ATGGAATCCCAAAACGCCGACGAAGAGGACCAGTTCTTTGACGCATTCGACGACTTCCCGTTTTACGATTGCCTTACCTTCGACCAATCAGATCCTTCCACGTCAGACTTATCCTCTACCCTCCGTCGCCGAACCTTCTCTCGCCGAGGAATCTCCTCCAAGGAACCCGGAGATTCCCTTCTAGAAGCCTCCACCGTCGGAGGCCGCTTGAAAACCAGTTCTAGAGAGCCAAGGTACAAACTTTACCGCGAATTGAAGGCAAATGACAACAATTTCGAGATCACTGAATCAGCTCGGGATGGACTCAACTCGGCCCTTGTCATAGAAGAGAAAAGCGACGTCGAATCCACGGTTACCACCGCGAAAAATGATCAGTTGGTTGACGGAGTCCGTGAGTCGGCCGACTCTGGCACCGAACTCAGTGAGTCACTATCTCCTTGCTCGCGTTTGCTACTGTTTATAGCTGGTTTAGTGATAAAGGCAATCGGGTTTCAGTTAAATTTGCTAATAAGCTTCATTACATTACCTCTATCGCTGTTAAGTTGCTGCTACATGTTTATTATCGATCCCTTTCAAGCTTTGAGGCATGGTAGAACTCATTTAATCACAAAGTTGTTAAATTTATGGAATTCAACTTGTGGCTATTTTTGTCCTTGGATGTGTGAGTGGTTAAAGGATCATAAATCTATATGGAACCTCTTGTTTCGATTCGGGTGGGGAATGCTGTGGGCTACATATGTAGGCTGTGTTTTATGTGGGTTATTGTTTACTTCACTTGTGATTAGTGGCATTTTCATGAGGTATTTGGTAGAGGAACCAATGGAGATAAAGGAAATGTTGAACTTTGATTATACTAAGAGTAGTCCAGTTGCATTTGTTCCGATTGTATCCTGCACTAGTGTTGGTTGTGGTGTGAAGTGTATGAAGAAGATAGATTTTGGGAAGAATGTGGGATCCCGAGTCATACCGCCTGATCACAAACTACAGGTTACCGTTTCTTTGACATTGCCAGAGTCAGAGTACAACAGAAATCTTGGGATGTTCCAG gtCAGGGTAGATTTCCTGTCCATTAATGGTGAAACTCTTGCTAGTTCAAGCCATCCATGCATGTTGAAATTCAAAAGTGAGCCTATCCGCCTTCTGCTGACATTCTTCAAGGTTGCTCCTCTAGTCACTGGCTATGTTTCAGAAGCACAGACTCTAAATCTGAAGATCAGAGGTTTGAATGAAGGAATTGTGCCTACTGCTTGCTTAAGAGTTGTACTTGAACAACGAGCAGAGTACAGGCCGGGTGCTGGTATTCCTGAACTATATGACGCTTCCCTCATCCTTGAATCAGAACTTCCTTTCATCAAAAGAATTATATGGTATTGGAAAAGAACTATATTTATATGGGTCAGTATGACATCATTTATGATGGAGTTATTGTTTACTTTAGTTTGTTGTAGACCTATACTCGTTCCAAAAACAAGGACAAGAGCTGGTTCTGCTAGCAGTAGGTCTACACAGAATAGTTGGCCAGCACAGATTTGA
- the LOC18596621 gene encoding probable C-terminal domain small phosphatase yields MVTPTCRLKGFEILRQEEKTDLETNKVVGHPGLELEFETSFNIVPPVLVIHRNRLPPMVSDKKGTIVLDLDETLVHSSLDPPPPRYDFIVSRNMDGVTINFYVLKRPGIDEFLETISKKYELVVFTAGHVAYASKVLDTLDPKGLISHRLYRDSCKQVRGRFVKDLSRLGRDLRKTVIVDDNPKSFALQPKNGIPIKPFVGDQLWDNELMKLTVFFETCNVFEDMRDTVNQYLGRC; encoded by the coding sequence ATGGTAACACCAACGTGCCGCCTCAAGGGCTTCGAGATTCTTAGACAGGAGGAAAAGACCGACCTCGAAACCAACAAAGTAGTTGGTCACCCTGGACTCGAACTTGAATTCGAAACCAGCTTCAACATTGTACCCCCAGTTCTTGTCATACACCGCAACCGGCTTCCTCCAATGGTTTCAGACAAAAAAGGGACGATTGTTCTTGATTTGGACGAAACCCTGGTGCATTCAAGCCTCGACCCGCCTCCACCAAGGTACGATTTCATAGTGTCGAGAAATATGGACGGGGTGACGATAAACTTCTACGTGTTAAAACGACCCGGGATCGATGAGTTCTTGGAGACGATCAGCAAGAAATACGAACTTGTTGTGTTCACGGCGGGGCACGTAGCGTACGCATCGAAGGTGCTGGATACTCTTGACCCGAAGGGGCTTATATCGCACCGGCTCTACAGGGATTCATGCAAACAAGTGCGAGGGAGATTCGTGAAGGACTTGTCACGGCTGGGGAGAGACTTGAGGAAGACTGTAATCGTCGATGATAACCCAAAGTCTTTTGCATTGCAACCCAAGAACGGGATCCCCATAAAGCCGTTTGTTGGTGATCAGCTTTGGGACAATGAGTTGATGAAGTTGACGGTGTTTTTTGAGACATGTAATGTCTTTGAAGACATGAGAGATACCGTGAACCAGTACCTCGGAAGGTGCTGA
- the LOC18596622 gene encoding CTD small phosphatase-like protein, which produces MLLKMSKRVQPRSIIRHHHRLLRHCLHRVHHRKGRSSTTKIKSLVVIASIISKSVHECSRRLIKFFSKLARRRHHQSLPFLEQEETLFEAGVDPGLKLEFESSFAMPLVLVLNEHLQLLPPLASDKKRTIVLDLDETLVHSSPDPPPPLYDFTIKPNIDGERMNFYVLKRPGVDEFLEAISKKYEVVVFTAGLEPYASMLLDILDPKGLISHRLYRDSCKQVGGRFVKDLAKMGRDLGKVVMVDDNPNSYYLQPANAIPIKRFEDDVEDRELEKLLGFFERYCDGFDDMRDAVKQYLGGATMRTGQCKRSI; this is translated from the coding sequence ATGTTATTGAAGATGAGCAAAAGGGTCCAACCAAGGTCCATCATCCGCCACCATCACCGCCTGCTCCGCCACTGCCTCCACCGTGTCCATCATCGTAAGGGAAGATCATCTACAACGAAAATTAAATCGCTCGTCGTGATTGCTTCGATAATAAGCAAGTCCGTTCACGAATGCAGCCGTCGCCTCATCAAGTTTTTCTCCAAGTTGGCACGCAGAAGACACCACCAAAGCCTACCATTCCTTGAGCAGGAAGAGACCCTCTTCGAAGCCGGCGTTGACCCTGGACTTAAACTTGAATTCGAGAGCAGCTTTGCTATGCCTCTGGTTCTCGTCTTAAACGAGCACCTTCAGCTGCTTCCTCCATTAGCTTCGGATAAAAAGAGAACCATCGTTCTTGACCTGGACGAGACCCTGGTGCATTCAAGCCCTGACCCGCCTCCACCACTGTATGATTTCACAATTAAACCAAATATTGATGGGGAAAGAATGAACTTCTACGTGTTGAAACGACCCGGGGTCGATGAATTCTTGGAAGCAATCAGTAAGAAGTACGAGGTGGTGGTGTTCACAGCAGGGCTCGAGCCATATGCCTCAATGCTGCTTGATATTCTAGACCCCAAAGGCCTGATATCTCACCGTCTTTATAGGGATTCATGCAAGCAAGTGGGAGGAAGATTCGTGAAGGACTTGGCGAAGATGGGGAGAGACCTTGGAAAAGTTGTGATGGTTGATGATAACCCAAATTCATATTATTTGCAACCTGCAAATGCAATCCCCATAAAGCGATTTGAAGATGACGTTGAAGACAGGGAATTGGAGAAGCTGCTGGGGTTCTTCGAGAGGTATTGTGATGGCTTTGATGACATGAGAGATGCGGTTAAGCAGTACCTTGGGGGTGCCACAATGCGCACTGGACAGTGCAAGAGATCTATTTAA
- the LOC18596620 gene encoding aquaporin NIP1-2 produces MAEISGSNGNNGVVLNVNGEANHNPPPSAAKSKGSDIGFSVPFMQKLMAEVLGTYFLIFAGCASVVVNVNNEKVVSLPGISMVWGLAVMVLVYSVGHISGAHFNPAVTIAFATCKRFPLKQVPAYISAQVLGSTLAAGTLRLLFNGTHDVFFGTSPQGSDLQAFVMEFIITFYLMFIISGVATDNRAIGELAGLAVGATVLLNVMFAGPITGASMNPARSLGPAIVSNNYKGIWIYLTSPTLGAVSGAWVYNMVRYTDKPLREITKSASFLKSSASRNCS; encoded by the exons ATGGCTGAGATCTCCGGGAGTAATGGAAATAATGGAGTAGTCCTGAATGTGAATGGTGAGGCCAATCATAATCCTCCTCCATCAGCCGCCAAAAGCAAAGGCTCTGACATCGGTTTCTCTGTACCTTTCATGCAAAAG TTGATGGCTGAGGTGTTGGGCACATATTTCCTGATATTTGCTGGTTGTGCATCAGTGGTGGTGAATGTAAACAATGAGAAAGTGGTTTCTCTTCCAGGGATTTCCATGGTGTGGGGATTGGCTGTGATGGTCTTGGTTTACTCTGTGGGTCACATATCCGGTGCCCATTTCAATCCTGCAGTCACCATTGCTTTTGCTACCTGCAAAAGATTTCCTCTGAAACAA GTGCCAGCTTATATATCAGCCCAAGTTCTCGGATCAACTCTGGCGGCTGGAACCCTTCGTCTGCTGTTCAACGGAACACACGACGTCTTTTTTGGAACGTCGCCACAAGGGTCTGACTTGCAGGCTTTCGTGatggagttcatcatcacttTCTACCTCATGTTCATTATATCTGGTGTTGCCACCGACAACAGAGCT ATTGGAGAACTTGCTGGACTTGCCGTTGGCGCCACCGTGCTGCTCAATGTGATGTTTGCCGG GCCAATAACAGGAGCATCGATGAACCCAGCAAGGAGCTTGGGACCTGCAATTGTGTCCAATAATTACAAAGGTATATGGATATACCTTACTTCCCCAACCCTTGGGGCAGTGTCAGGTGCTTGGGTTTATAACATGGTGAGGTACACAGACAAGCCATTAAGGGAGATCACCAAGAGTGCCTCTTTCCTCAAGAGTAGTGCTTCGCGTAATTGCAGTTAA
- the LOC18596615 gene encoding uncharacterized protein LOC18596615 → MISDFLRRCNFARMLFSKAMILLSAVLALSWIGTHKLEAAMLPEDEVNVLNQIARTMGATNWTFDGDDCQKNDTPRVERGFVPEKNVTCHCENETCHVTHLAFKRQNLPGALPSELVHLPYLKEIDFAYNYLSGSIPSEWGSMQLEKISVFGNRLLGRIPSSLGNISTLKYLDLEVNNFSGQVPREFGKLFNLETLRLSSNRLTGNLPSELADLKNLTDFRINDNNLNGSIPDFIHNWNKLDRLEMQGSGHEGPIPSSISALENLEILIISDIDGTSQPFPDLRNMTRIKRIILKKCNISGQIPEYVWDMSDLRILDLSFNSLNGVLEHVIPPGNFKFLFLTGNNLSGNIPQSILRTGITVDLSYNSFAWQSPQQPACRQLSNINLFRSSSSTNLDEIFQCKNDFQCEEHSHSLYLNCGGDDVKIDGKTYIGDRTFGSGGAATLYRNDDNWGFSSTGDFREDNDELNLQSRFIATVQSPNNLSDLYTTARLSPLSLTYYQYCLENGNYTLTLHFAEIQFSNNATYGSLGRRMFDIYIQDELIEQDFDIEAEAKGVLTPYTRSYNVSVTNGRIEIRFYWAGKGTQAIPDRGTHGPLISAISLENPNFKHRDAGKKTNVVPIVVGVLGAFTIFLASGILWWRYYFKAKSRREKDLEGLDVQTVSFTLKQIKAATNNFDSANKIGEGGFGPVYKGQLADGTIIAVKQLSSKSSQGNREFMNEIGMISCLQHSNLVKLYGCCIEGDQLLLVYEYLENNSLSRALFGSEKSQMNLDWPTRHKICTGIARGLAFLHEESRLKIVHRDIKGTNVLLDRDLNPKISDFGLAKLHEEEKTHISTRVAGTIGYIAPEYALWGYLTYKADVYSFGIVALEIVSGKHNMTYGPENKYTCLLDWACNLQQNRKLSELVDEKLGTEFNKAEAEAMIKIALLCTNGSPSLRPMMSEVVGMLEGKIIVPESVPDPGSYSQDLRFKAIRDHHKSMNSQNLGGSQVNSSTSAGSRIEASSDYAYERNEIIEFKAMESQISTSVPSWTGSSIMSVSSHDFYDLHPRSYSNGRSQVDLLEFSVITQPLFIYVSQLRKKCRVPEIFRKMSEQVMFSNVKSNVPKMDGLFFFFAAKMFFPKATTLLLSVVLAFSWLDTNKLDAANLPQDEVNILNQIARTMGNSDWNFDADVCNVTENVDRDTGSEKNISCTCQNGTCHVTHVIFKLQSLPGVLPTELVNLPYLKVIDLAYNYLNGSIPPEWASMQLEFISVFGNRLSGNIPTYLGNISSLTYLDLEANQFSGEVPPEIGKLVNLRTLRLSSNRLTGNLPVQLAQLKNLTDFRINDNNFNGSIPDFIQNWKNLQRLEMQASGLEGPIPSSISALRNLITLIISDINGTNQPFPDLWNMTGINRIILKKCNIIGQIPQEIWQLSKLRVLDLSFNSLSGELIKVTLPLYLKFLYLTGNKLSGNIPASILQTGLAVDLSYNNFTWQSPEQPACTRKMDNINLFRSSSTEYLRRGVIPCTSDFKCQQYWHSMYINSGGDNDVKINGTMYVGDAKSGLGGAATLYRNNDNWGFSSTGDFRDDNDELNAASRYLKQSASMPNQLYATARLSPLSLTYYRYCLENGSYTVRLHFAEIEITNNTRYARLGRRIFNIYIQNELVEEDFNIEAEAGGFLTPLTKHYNVNVTNGEIEIHFYWAGKGTQAIPSRGVHGPLISAISLDPNFKPQHAEKKTKTLPIVVGVLGSFLIFLVSGVLCWRYYFKTKSRREKDLKGLDPQTVSFTLKQIKAATNNFDSVNKIGEGGFGPVYKGQLADGTIIAVKQLSSKSSQGNREFLNEMGIFSCLQHPNLVKLYGCCIEGNQLLLVYEYMENNSLSRALFGPEYSRINLEWPTRHKICVGIARGLAFLHEESRLKIVHRDIKATNVLLDRDLNPKISDFGLAKLHEEEKTHISTRIAGTIGYIAPEYALWGYLTYKADVYSFGIVALEIVSGKHNMNYGPDDKHTCLLDWACHLQQSGKLLELVDNKLGSEYNKSEAEGMIKVALLCTNASPSLRPTMSQVVEMLEGTIAIPDAVPNASSYSEDLRFKVIRDHRSSIYSQNFGESQGPSMTYSGSQFESSSTSALNINEANEES, encoded by the exons ATGATTTCCGATTTTCTACGGCGCTGCAATTTTGCCAGGATGTTGTTTTCCAAGGCCATGATTCTGCTATCGGCTGTTCTAGCCTTGAGTTGGATCGGAACACATAAACTTGAGGCCGCCATGCTGCCTGAAGATGAGG TGAATGTTCTGAATCAAATTGCCAGAACGATGGGAGCTACAAACTGGACTTTTGATGGAGACGATTGCCAAAAGAATGACACACCCAGGGTAGAAAGAGGATTCGTGCCTGAGAAAAACGTTACTTGCCACTGCGAGAATGAAACCTGCCACGTAACTCATTT AGCATTTAAGCGTCAGAACCTTCCAGGTGCACTTCCATCTGAACTTGTACACCTTCCTTACCTCAAAGAGAT TGATTTTGCATATAACTACCTGAGTGGTTCAATACCATCTGAATGGGGTTCGATGCAGTTGGAGAAAAT CTCTGTCTTTGGAAACCGATTATTGGGGAGAATTCCAAGCTCTCTGGGGAACATTAGCACCCTTAAGTACTT GGACCTCGAAGTAAACAACTTTTCTGGACAAGTCCCCCGAGAGTTCGGGAAGTTGTTCAACTTGGAAACTTT AAGATTGTCCTCCAACAGATTGACTGGAAATTTGCCATCAGAACTTGCTGATCTGAAGAACTTAACAGACTT TAGGATAAATGACAACAACTTGAATGGCAGTATACCAGATTTCATTCATAACTGGAACAAACTTGATAGACT GGAAATGCAAGGCAGTGGACATGAAGGACCTATTCCATCATCCATTTCTGCTTTGGAAAACTTAGAAATTTT GATAATAAGTGACATAGATGGAACAAGTCAGCCTTTTCCAGATCTAAGGAACATGACGCGCATCAAGCGAAT aattttgaagaaatgcAACATTTCTGGACAGATCCCTGAATATGTCTGGGACATGAGTGACTTGCGTATTCT GGATCTCAGTTTCAACAGCTTAAATGGAGTCCTTGAACATGTCATACCCCCTGGAAACTTCAAATTCCT CTTTTTAACTGGCAACAATCTGAGCGGAAATATACCACAGTCAATTTTGAGGACAGGAATCACTGT GGATCTTTCCTACAATAGTTTCGCATGGCAAAGTCCTCAGCAGCCTGCTTGTCGGCAACt GAGTAATATTAATTTGTTCCGCAGTTCTTCATCAACAAACCT AGATGAAATTTTTCAATGCAAGAACGATTTCCAATGTGAAGAAC ATTCACACTCTTTGTACCTAAATTGTGGTGGTGATGATGTGAAAATAGACGGAAAAACTTATATAGGAGATAGAACTTTTGGTTCTGGTGGTGCTGCAACGTTATATCGAAACGATGATAACTGGGGATTTAGTAGCACTGGAGACTTCAGAGAAGATAACGATGAACTGAACTTACAGTCACGTTTTATTGCAACTGTTCAGTCACCCAACAATCTCTCGGATTTATACACTACAGCACGCCTCTCTCCTCTTTCGCTTACTTATTATCAATATTGTTTAGAAAATGGGAACTATACTCTGACTCTACACTTTGCGGAGATTCAATTCTCAAATAATGCAACCTATGGAAGCCTTGGAAGGCGAATGTTTGATATTTATATTCAG GATGAGCTAATCGAGCAGGATTTCGATATAGAAGCTGAAGCTAAAGGGGTTCTTACCCCGTACACAAGATCATATAACGTTAGTGTAACAAATGGTAGAATAGAGATCCGCTTCTACTGGGCTGGCAAAGGAACTCAAGCAATTCCTGACAGAGGAACCCATGGTCCACTCATTTCAGCAATCTCCTTGGAGAATCCCA ATTTCAAACATCGTGATGCAGGGAAGAAAACGAATGTTGTGCCAATCGTTGTTGGTGTCCTAGGAGCATTTACCATATTCTTGGCATCAGGTATCCTCTGGTGGAGATACTATTTCAAAGCCAAGAGCCGGCGAGAAAAAG ATCTTGAAGGACTAGATGTTCAAACCGTTTCTTTCACTTTAAAGCAGATTAAGGCTGCCACCAACAATTTTGATTCTGCAAACAAGATTGGAGAAGGTGGATTTGGACCTGTTTACAAG GGCCAGCTTGCTGATGGTACAATAATTGCTGTGAAGCAGCTATCTTCAAAATCAAGTCAGGGAAATCGTGAGTTCATGAACGAGATAGGCATGATTTCATGTTTGCAACATTCCAATCTTGTAAAGCTTTACGGATGCTGCATTGAAGGGGATCAATTGTTGCTTGTATACGAGTACCTCGAAAATAACAGCCTTTCTCGAGCCTTGTTTG GCTCAGAAAAGAGTCAAATGAACCTGGATTGGCCTACCAGGCACAAGATTTGTACGGGAATAGCAAGAGGTTTAGCATTTCTCCATGAAGAGTCTAGACTCAAAATTGTTCACAGGGACATCAAAGGTACCAATGTTCTGCTTGATAGAGACCTCAATCCTAAAATATCCGACTTTGGATTGGCCAAGCTTCATGAAGAGGAAAAGACCCACATCAGCACACGAGTTGCCGGAACAAT AGGATATATTGCGCCCGAGTATGCACTGTGGGGATACTTGACGTACAAGGCAGATGTTTACAGTTTTGGAATTGTGGCATTGGAAATTGTCAGTGGGAAGCACAATATGACTTATGGACCAGAGAATAAATATACTTGCCTTCTTGATTGG GCCTGTAATTTACAGCAAAATCGAAAGCTCTCGGAGTTGGTAGATGAAAAGCTGGGAACTGAATTTAATAAGGCAGAAGCAGAAGCAATGATTAAAATAGCTCTTTTATGCACAAATGGTTCACCTTCTCTAAGGCCGATGATGTCTGAAGTAGTGGGCATGTTAGAAGGAAAAATAATCGTTCCGGAATCCGTCCCTGATCCAGGTAGTTACAGtcaagatttgaggtttaaaGCCATAAGAGATCATCATAAGTCTATGAATAGTCAGAATTTGGGAGGAAGTCAGGTGAATAGTTCAACATCAGCAGGGTCCAGGATTGAAGCTTCTTCTGATTATGCCTACGAACGCAATGAAATCATTGAATTCAAAGCCATGGAAAGCCAGATATCAACATCAGTCCCATCATGGACTGGCTCTTCAATAATGTCTGTATCTTCACATGATTTTTACGACCTCCATCCACGTTCGTA TTCCAATGGGAGGTCTCAGGTGGACCTGCTCGAATTTTCTGTGATCACCCAGCCATTATTTATTTACGTATCACAACTCAGGAAAAAGTGTAGGGTCCCAGAAATTTTCAGGAAGATGTCCGAACAAGTTATGttttcaaatgtcaaaagCAATGTGCCTAAAATGGATGGTCTCTTT TTTTTCTTTGCTGCGAAGATGTTCTTCCCTAAAGCCACCACACTTCTGCTATCAGTTGTTCTTGCTTTCAGTTGGTTAGACACGAACAAGCTTGATGCTGCTAACCTGCCTCAAGATGAGG TGAATATTCTGAACCAAATTGCCAGAACGATGGGAAATAGCGACTGGAATTTCGATGCCGACGTTTGCAATGTTACCGAGAATGTGGACAGGGACACGGGTTCCGAGAAAAACATTTCTTGCACCTGCCAAAATGGAACCTGCCACGTTACACATGT AATATTCAAGCTTCAGAGCCTTCCAGGAGTACTTCCAACTGAACTTGTAAATCTTCCTTACCTCAAAGTGAT TGATCTTGCATACAACTATCTAAATGGGTCAATTCCGCCTGAATGGGCTTCAATGCAGCTTGAGTTCAT CTCTGTCTTTGGAAACCGATTATCTGGGAATATTCCAACTTATTTGGGAAACATTAGCAGCCTTACATACTT GGACCTTGAAGCAAATCAATTTTCAGGAGAAGTTCCTCCAGAGATTGGGAAGTTAGTTAACTTGAGAACTTT GAGATTGTCGTCAAACAGACTGACTGGAAATTTGCCCGTGCAACTTGCTCAACTGAAAAACTTAACAGACTT TAGGATAAATGACAACAACTTTAATGGGAGTATACCAGATTTCATTCAGAACTGGAAGAATCTTCAAAGATT AGAAATGCAAGCTAGTGGACTTGAAGGTCCAATTCCATCATCCATCTCTGCTTTGAGAAACTTAATAACCTT GATAATCAGTGATATAAATGGAACAAATCAGCCTTTTCCTGATCTTTGGAACATGACAGGAATCAATCGGAT AATATTGAAGAAATGCAACATTATTGGGCAAATCCCACAAGAGATCTGGCAACTGAGTAAATTACGCGTTTT AGATCTCAGTTTTAACAGTTTGAGTGGGGAACTTATCAAAGTCACTCTCCCTCTGTATTTAAAATTCCT CTATCTGACGGGCAACAAGCTCAGTGGAAATATACCAGCGTCAATCTTGCAGACAGGACTTGCCGT GGATCTTTCCTACAATAATTTCACATGGCAAAGCCCTGAGCAGCCTGCTTGTACACGGAAAAT GGACAATATAAATTTGTTTCGCAGTTCTTCAACAGAATACCT GAGAAGAGGAGTTATTCCATGCACGAGTGATTTCAAATGTCAGCAAT ATTGGCATTCTATGTATATCAATTCTGGTGGAGATAATGATGTGAAAATAAATGGGACAATGTATGTAGGAGATGCGAAATCTGGTTTAGGTGGTGCTGCAACGTTATATCGGAACAATGATAACTGGGGTTTTAGTAGCACTGGAGACTTCAGGGATGACAATGATGAACTGAATGCAGCATCACGTTATCTAAAGCAGTCAGCAAGCATGCCTAATCAGTTATATGCCACAGCACGTCTATCTCCACTTTCACTTACTTATTATCGATATTGTTTAGAGAATGGGAGCTATACGGTGAGACTACACTTTGCGGAGATCGAGATCACAAATAACACAAGATATGCAAGACTTGGAAGGcgcattttcaacatttatatACAG AATGAGCTGGTGGAAGAAGACTTCAATATAGAAGCTGAAGCTGGTGGATTTCTTACCCCACTAACAAAACACTATAATGTCAATGTAACGAATGGTGAAATAGAGATCCACTTCTATTGGGCTGGAAAAGGGACTCAAGCAATTCCTAGTCGAGGAGTCCATGGCCCCCTCATATCAGCCATCTCACTCGATCCCA ATTTCAAACCTCAGCATGCagagaagaaaacaaagactTTGCCAATTGTTGTTGGTGTCCTGGGATCATTTCTCATATTCTTGGTATCGGGTGTCCTTTGCTGGAGATACTATTTCAAAACCAAGAGCCGGAGAGAAAAAG ATCTTAAGGGACTAGATCCTCAAACAGtttctttcaccttaaaacaGATCAAGGCTGCCACCAACAATTTTGATTCTGTAAACAAGATTGGAGAGGGTGGATTTGGGCCTGTTTACAAG GGTCAGCTAGCTGATGGAACAATAATTGCCGTCAAGCAGCTCTCTTCAAAGTCAAGTCAGGGAAATCGTGAATTCTTGAATGAGATGGGCATCTTTTCATGTTTGCAACACCCCAATCTTGTAAAGCTTTATGGATGCTGTATCGAAGGGAATCAACTGTTGCTAGTATACGAGTACATGGAAAATAATAGCCTTTCTCGGGCTTTGTTTG GACCAGAATACTCACGAATAAATCTGGAGTGGCCTACAAGGCACAAGATTTGTGTTGGAATAGCTAGAGGTTTAGCGTTTCTCCATGAGGAGTCTAGACTCAAAATTGTGCACAGAGACATCAAAGCTACAAATGTTCTTCTTGATAGAGACCTCAATCCTAAAATATCTGACTTTGGATTGGCCAAGCTTCATGAAGAGGAAAAAACTCACATCAGCACACGAATTGCTGGAACAAT AGGATATATTGCACCAGAGTATGCACTGTGGGGTTATTTGACCTACAAGGCAGATGTTTACAGCTTTGGAATTGTGGCATTGGAGATTGTCAGTGGAAAGCATAATATGAATTATGGGCCAGACGACAAACATACTTGCCTTCTAGATTGG GCCTGTCATTTACAACAAAGTGGAAAGCTATTAGAGTTAGTGGATAATAAGCTGGGATCTGAATATAATAAATCAGAAGCAGAAGGGATGATTAAAGTAGCTCTTTTATGCACAAATGCTTCACCTTCTCTGAGGCCAACAATGTCCCAAGTGGTGGAAATGCTGGAAGGAACAATTGCCATTCCCGATGCAGTCCCTAACGCGAGTAGTTACAGTGAGGATTTAAGGTTTAAAGTCATCAGAGACCATCGTAGCTCTATATATAGtcagaattttggagaaagtCAGGGACCTAGTATGACATATTCAGGATCTCAATTCGAATCTTCCTCTACTTCTGCTCTTAACATCAATGAAGCCAACGAGGAGTCTTAA